One region of Flavobacterium sp. GSB-24 genomic DNA includes:
- a CDS encoding aminotransferase class I/II-fold pyridoxal phosphate-dependent enzyme — MITTAKRLDTVEEYYFSSKLREVRQLQSEGKSIINMGIGSPDLSPSKAVIEAVAAAIQDENRHGYQSYQGLPELRQAMADFYKDQFGVEVNPNNEILPLMGSKEGIMHISLAFLNEGDHVLIPNPGYPTYTSVTNLVQAVPVYYDLKEENGWEPDFEALEKLDLSKVKIMWLGYPHMPTGARGSLALFEKLVAFAKKHNILLINDNPYSFVLNDNPMSLLQVEGAKEVALELNSLSKTFNMAGWRVGMVLGNPEIIDAVLKVKSNMDSGMYYGIQKGAIVALKCDKSWFEDQNKIYRRRRELTEKLAEKLGCEVYKEGVGLFVWAKLPEGIESSEKFIDEILYEKHIFITPGTIFGSNGEGYIRFSLCVKEEKVQEAIDRF, encoded by the coding sequence ATGATTACAACAGCAAAACGATTAGATACAGTTGAAGAATACTACTTCTCATCAAAATTGAGAGAAGTTCGTCAATTGCAGTCTGAAGGAAAATCGATCATCAATATGGGAATTGGAAGCCCTGATTTGAGTCCGTCAAAAGCAGTAATTGAAGCAGTCGCTGCAGCAATTCAAGACGAAAACAGACATGGTTATCAAAGCTATCAAGGATTACCGGAATTGAGGCAGGCGATGGCAGATTTTTATAAAGATCAGTTTGGTGTTGAAGTGAATCCTAATAATGAGATTTTACCTCTGATGGGTTCGAAAGAAGGAATTATGCACATTTCGTTAGCATTTTTAAATGAAGGCGATCACGTTTTGATTCCGAATCCGGGTTATCCAACTTATACTTCAGTAACCAATTTGGTTCAGGCAGTTCCTGTTTATTATGATTTGAAAGAAGAAAATGGCTGGGAACCAGATTTTGAAGCTCTTGAAAAATTAGACCTTTCGAAAGTAAAAATTATGTGGCTTGGATATCCTCACATGCCAACAGGAGCGAGAGGAAGTTTAGCGTTATTTGAAAAATTGGTTGCTTTTGCTAAAAAACACAATATATTATTGATAAACGACAATCCGTATAGTTTTGTTTTGAATGATAACCCGATGAGTTTATTGCAGGTTGAAGGAGCGAAAGAGGTTGCTTTAGAATTAAACTCACTTAGTAAAACATTCAACATGGCAGGCTGGAGAGTCGGAATGGTTTTAGGAAATCCTGAAATTATTGATGCAGTTCTAAAAGTAAAAAGCAACATGGACAGCGGAATGTACTACGGAATTCAGAAAGGTGCGATTGTGGCTTTAAAATGTGATAAATCGTGGTTTGAAGACCAAAATAAAATCTACAGACGCCGCAGAGAATTGACTGAAAAGTTAGCAGAAAAATTAGGCTGCGAAGTGTATAAAGAAGGAGTTGGATTATTTGTTTGGGCAAAGCTTCCTGAAGGAATCGAATCATCAGAAAAGTTCATTGACGAAATATTATATGAGAAACACATTTTCATCACGCCGGGAACAATCTTCGGAAGCAATGGTGAAGGATATATTAGATTCTCATTGTGTGTGAAAGAGGAAAAAGTACAGGAAGCGATAGATCGATTTTAG